One Polypterus senegalus isolate Bchr_013 chromosome 10, ASM1683550v1, whole genome shotgun sequence DNA segment encodes these proteins:
- the sdcbp2 gene encoding syntenin-2, which yields MSLYPSLEDLKVDKVMKAQTNFAASTTTPAIAEAATEAGGGTWSAKPGLYPNLQELGEYMGLSLNSDEVQRNLALVPASDNQVATRSSSNNVVCPVTGNDMGIRRAEIKQGIREVILCKDEDGKVGLRLRNIDNGIFVQLVQANSPAALAGLRFGDQVLQVNGQNCAGWSLDKAHKVLKASAQDRIEFIVRDRPFQRTITMHKDSSGHVGFIFKDGKITSIVKDSSAARNGILTDHYICEINGQNVIGLKDSRVKEILVSSGTAVTITLMPKFIYEHMVKRMAHGLLKSSMDHSIPDV from the exons GCACAGACCAACTTTGCTGCCTCTACCACCACACCTGCAATTGCAGAAGCCGCCACTGAAGCTGGAGGAGGAACTTGGTCTGCCAAGCCAG gGCTCTATCCAAACCTTCAAGAGCTCGGTGAATATATGGGGCTGAGCCTAAACAGTGATGAGGTTCAGAGGAATCTTGCGCTGGTCCCAGCATCtgataat CAGGTGGCCACTAGATCATCTTCCAACAACGTGGTTTGCCCAGTAACTGGGAATGACATGGGCATCCGCAGAGCTGAGATCAAGCAGGGGATACGAGAAGTAATCCTCTGTAAAGATGAAGATGGCAAAGTTGGCCTCCGATTGCGCAACATTGACAAT GGCATTTTTGTCCAGCTGGTTCAAGCAAATTCCCCTGCTGCCTTAGCTGGTCTTCGCTTTGGTGACCAGGTCTTGCAAGTCAATGGTCAGAATTGTGCTGGCTGGAGCTTGGACAAAGCACACAAGGTCCTGAAGGCATCAGCTCAGGATAGAATTGAGTTCATCGTCCGAGACAG GCCATTCCAGCGTACAATTACAATGCACAAAGACAGCAGTGGCCACGTGGGCTTCATCTTTAAGGATGGAAAGATCACCTCCATTGTGAAGGACAGCTCTGCTGCCCGAAATGGGATCCTGACCGACCACTACATCTGTGAGATCAATGGCCAGAACGTCATCGGGCTGAAG GACTCTCGGGTCAAAGAGATCCTGGTTTCATCCGGAACTGCGGTGACCATCACCCTCATGCCAAAGTTCATCTATGAGcacatggtgaaaag AATGGCTCATGGTCTTCTGAAGTCCTCAATGGATCACTCCATCCCTGACGTGTGA